Proteins from a genomic interval of Pseudoruegeria sp. SHC-113:
- a CDS encoding Hint domain-containing protein → MTNNVFYARGDSSSANNSELNAQGTSKQPVVQLEFQPTDGGDLSLDYNSGQPDPDTVVLVDGVEMTFTVEFSGLLPSTNKLSNVNGEDLRGEPIMVITTETGQRFFFLLDGSASFATMDAFPNGAHAIEGVDVTTTASVCFGRGTMIQTPSGEVAIEALTPGTLVSTADGKTATVLWVGCSVHGGNDTALHPSVQPVVIPAHALGAGLPHRDLRVSPPHKILLEGSAVELFAGVSAAFVPAHILADHCGYREKRDRVEYFHVLCDSHAVLVAEGLAAESFQPSRRNLAWLSETARADFSQIFCPDTQNTLCTRPDSHATLRGFEAACVAHMTAPAFKEDVAICA, encoded by the coding sequence ATGACCAACAACGTTTTCTATGCCCGCGGGGACAGCAGTTCGGCCAACAATTCCGAGCTCAACGCACAAGGCACGTCGAAACAGCCTGTCGTGCAGCTTGAGTTCCAGCCCACGGATGGCGGCGACCTCAGCCTCGATTACAACAGTGGCCAGCCGGACCCGGACACGGTGGTGCTCGTGGATGGTGTGGAAATGACCTTCACGGTCGAGTTCTCCGGCCTTTTGCCCAGCACCAACAAGCTTTCGAATGTGAACGGCGAGGATCTGCGCGGTGAACCTATCATGGTGATCACCACAGAGACGGGGCAGCGCTTCTTCTTCCTGCTCGACGGTTCCGCCAGTTTTGCCACGATGGATGCTTTCCCCAACGGGGCCCATGCCATCGAGGGCGTGGATGTCACGACGACCGCGAGTGTCTGCTTCGGCCGCGGCACGATGATACAGACACCATCAGGCGAGGTCGCGATCGAAGCCCTGACACCCGGAACCCTCGTGTCCACGGCGGACGGCAAAACGGCGACCGTGCTCTGGGTCGGGTGTTCCGTGCACGGTGGAAACGACACCGCGCTGCATCCGTCGGTTCAACCCGTCGTCATTCCCGCCCACGCCTTGGGCGCGGGCCTGCCACACCGCGACCTGCGCGTGTCACCGCCGCACAAGATTCTGCTCGAAGGGTCTGCCGTCGAACTGTTTGCAGGCGTGTCTGCCGCCTTCGTGCCCGCCCATATCCTCGCCGATCACTGCGGATACAGGGAAAAACGGGACAGGGTCGAATATTTCCACGTGCTGTGCGATTCCCATGCCGTGCTCGTCGCGGAGGGGCTCGCAGCGGAATCCTTCCAACCGAGCCGTCGCAACCTGGCCTGGCTGTCGGAGACCGCGCGGGCGGACTTCTCCCAGATCTTCTGCCCGGACACCCAGAACACGCTCTGCACCCGCCCCGATTCCCACGCCACGCTGCGTGGTTTCGAAGCAGCATGCGTTGCCCATATGACCGCGCCGGCCTTCAAGGAAGACGTCGCCATCTGCGCCTGA
- the lon gene encoding endopeptidase La, which yields MPEQSIQTFPVLPLRDIVVFPHMIVPLFVGREKSVRALEEVMQDDKQILLSSQIDPAEDDPAADGIYKVGVLANVLQLLKLPDGTVKVLVEGRSRVQITGFVENPDFFEASAEVLPEELGDETTITALLRSVAEEFERYAKVRKNIPEEALAAVAETREADKLADLVSGHLGIEVDQKQELLETLSVAERLEKVFGLMQGEMSVLQVEKKIKTRVKSQMERTQREYYLNEQMKAIQKELGDGEDGEGEIAELEAKIAETKLSKEAREKVEGELKKLKNMSPMSAEATVVRNYLDWILSIPWGDKSRVKKDLGRAQEILDTDHYGLEKVKERIVEYLAVQQRSKKLKGPILCLVGPPGVGKTSLGKSVAKATGREFIRISLGGVRDESEIRGHRRTYIGSMPGKIIQALKKAKTTNPLILLDEIDKMGQDFRGDPASAMLEVLDPEQNGTFVDHYLEVEYDLSNVMFLTTANSYNMPGPLLDRMEIISLAGYTEDEKREIAKQHLIDKQVKNHGLRKSEFAISDEALQEIIRTYTREAGVRNLERELAKLTRKAVTKIVKKEVDQVEVSEDNLEDFLGVKKFRYGLAEKDDQVGVVTGLAWTSVGGDLLSIEALKLPGKGRMKTTGKLGEVMKESIDAAASYVRSISPEIGVKPPEFEKIDIHVHVPDGATPKDGPSAGLAMVTSIVSVLTGIPVRKDIAMTGEVSLRGNAMPIGGLKEKLLAALRGGIKTVLIPEENAKDLAEIPDNVKDGLEIVPVTHVSEVLKRALVRMPEAVEWDEAAEAAKAAALSEAGKAGAATAH from the coding sequence ATGCCCGAGCAATCGATTCAGACCTTCCCCGTTCTGCCGCTGCGCGACATCGTGGTCTTTCCCCACATGATCGTTCCGCTCTTCGTTGGGCGCGAGAAAAGCGTGCGGGCGCTGGAAGAGGTCATGCAGGATGACAAACAGATCCTGCTTTCCAGCCAGATTGACCCGGCGGAGGATGATCCGGCCGCCGATGGCATCTACAAGGTCGGCGTGCTGGCCAATGTGCTGCAGCTGCTGAAGCTGCCCGATGGCACCGTGAAGGTGCTTGTGGAGGGCCGTTCGCGCGTGCAGATCACCGGCTTCGTGGAAAACCCCGATTTCTTCGAGGCCAGCGCCGAAGTGCTGCCCGAGGAACTGGGCGACGAGACCACGATCACCGCGCTGCTGCGTTCGGTGGCCGAGGAATTCGAACGCTACGCCAAGGTGCGGAAGAATATCCCCGAAGAGGCGCTCGCCGCCGTGGCCGAGACCCGCGAGGCTGACAAGCTGGCCGATCTGGTGTCGGGCCATCTCGGGATCGAGGTGGACCAGAAGCAGGAGCTGCTGGAGACGCTTTCCGTGGCCGAGCGGCTGGAGAAGGTCTTTGGCCTGATGCAGGGCGAAATGAGCGTTCTGCAGGTCGAGAAAAAGATCAAGACGCGCGTCAAATCTCAGATGGAGCGCACCCAGCGCGAATATTACCTGAATGAGCAGATGAAGGCCATTCAGAAGGAGCTGGGCGATGGCGAGGACGGCGAAGGCGAGATTGCCGAGCTGGAAGCCAAGATCGCCGAAACCAAGCTCTCCAAGGAAGCGCGCGAGAAGGTCGAGGGCGAGCTGAAGAAGCTCAAGAACATGTCCCCGATGAGCGCCGAGGCCACCGTGGTGCGCAACTATCTGGATTGGATCCTCTCCATCCCGTGGGGCGACAAATCGCGGGTGAAGAAGGATCTCGGCCGCGCGCAGGAAATCCTCGATACCGATCACTACGGGCTTGAGAAGGTCAAGGAACGCATCGTCGAATATCTCGCCGTGCAGCAGCGCTCCAAGAAGCTGAAGGGGCCGATCCTCTGCCTCGTCGGCCCTCCGGGTGTGGGTAAAACCTCGCTCGGCAAGAGTGTGGCCAAGGCGACGGGGCGTGAGTTCATCCGTATTTCGCTGGGCGGCGTGCGCGATGAGAGCGAGATCCGTGGCCACCGCCGCACCTATATCGGCTCCATGCCCGGCAAGATCATCCAGGCGCTGAAGAAAGCCAAAACGACGAACCCGCTGATCCTGCTCGATGAAATCGACAAGATGGGCCAGGATTTCCGCGGCGATCCCGCCTCGGCGATGCTGGAAGTGCTCGACCCGGAACAGAACGGCACCTTCGTGGACCACTACCTTGAGGTGGAATACGATCTCTCCAACGTCATGTTCCTGACGACGGCGAACTCCTACAACATGCCCGGCCCGCTGCTGGACCGGATGGAGATCATTTCGCTGGCCGGGTACACCGAGGACGAAAAGCGCGAGATCGCCAAGCAGCACCTGATCGACAAACAGGTCAAGAACCACGGGTTGCGCAAGTCCGAGTTCGCGATTTCCGATGAGGCCCTGCAGGAGATCATCCGCACCTACACCCGCGAGGCGGGCGTGCGGAATCTTGAGCGCGAGCTCGCGAAGCTCACGCGCAAGGCGGTGACGAAGATCGTCAAGAAGGAAGTCGATCAGGTGGAAGTCTCCGAGGACAATCTGGAAGATTTCCTCGGTGTGAAGAAGTTCCGCTATGGGCTTGCTGAGAAGGACGATCAGGTCGGCGTGGTGACGGGCCTTGCCTGGACCTCCGTGGGCGGTGATCTGCTCTCGATCGAGGCGCTGAAGCTGCCCGGCAAGGGGCGGATGAAGACCACCGGCAAGCTGGGCGAAGTGATGAAGGAATCCATCGATGCCGCGGCAAGCTACGTGCGTTCCATCAGCCCGGAGATCGGGGTGAAGCCGCCGGAGTTCGAAAAAATCGACATCCACGTGCACGTGCCGGATGGCGCAACGCCCAAGGATGGCCCCTCTGCCGGCCTTGCCATGGTGACCTCCATCGTCTCCGTGCTCACCGGCATCCCGGTGCGCAAGGATATCGCGATGACGGGTGAGGTCTCGCTGCGCGGCAACGCGATGCCCATCGGCGGGCTGAAAGAGAAGCTTCTGGCGGCCCTGCGTGGCGGCATCAAGACGGTGCTGATCCCGGAAGAAAACGCCAAGGATCTGGCCGAGATCCCGGACAATGTGAAGGACGGGCTCGAGATCGTGCCGGTCACGCATGTTTCGGAAGTTCTCAAGCGCGCGCTGGTACGGATGCCGGAAGCCGTGGAATGGGATGAGGCCGCCGAGGCCGCCAAGGCGGCGGCGCTCTCGGAGGCCGGCAAGGCCGGTGCGGCAACCGCCCATTGA
- a CDS encoding HU family DNA-binding protein: protein MSDEEEQGAAQAGAVLNRKELLERVAAEADTRKQIARPIVEAMLTVLGKALANGEEINLPPMGNIKVKRTDDNEKALVVHARIRQSKSSEENVDSEVAEASE from the coding sequence ATGTCTGACGAGGAAGAGCAGGGCGCGGCACAGGCAGGGGCCGTTCTGAACCGCAAGGAGCTGCTGGAGCGCGTGGCCGCAGAGGCTGACACCCGCAAGCAGATCGCGCGCCCCATCGTAGAAGCGATGCTCACGGTGCTCGGCAAGGCGCTGGCCAATGGCGAGGAGATCAACCTTCCGCCGATGGGTAATATCAAGGTCAAACGCACCGACGACAACGAGAAAGCCCTCGTGGTTCACGCCCGAATCCGGCAATCGAAATCTTCCGAAGAAAATGTGGATTCGGAGGTTGCAGAAGCTTCCGAGTAG
- a CDS encoding ACP S-malonyltransferase — MRSAIVIAPGRGTYNRPEHGYLARHHADKAGIIAGFDAQRRAAGLPTLTELDSGTGFSANLHTRGDHASALIHACAYLDFLDIDQRQTEILAVTGNSMGWYIALTCAGALPAPEGFRLADTMGRLMQRHLIGGQLITPFVDEDWQAIPGEKARLLDLIAAVDGRGGARLCVSIDLGGMLVVAGNEDGLARFEAEAPPRQGKFPMRLPNHAAFHSPLQAPVAQEGQQALADLPYQQPALPLIDGRGALWQPPHCDLDALRRYTLGTQVLEPYSLTNALRTGAREVMPDCFILLGPGTTLGGAIGQSLCGLTWRGMGDKASFKARQGKAPVLYAMGVEADRRQVAAS; from the coding sequence ATGCGGAGCGCCATCGTCATCGCGCCGGGGCGCGGCACCTACAACCGGCCCGAACACGGCTATTTGGCCCGCCACCACGCGGACAAGGCCGGGATCATCGCAGGCTTTGACGCGCAGCGCCGGGCGGCGGGCCTGCCCACACTCACCGAACTTGATTCCGGCACCGGATTCTCCGCAAACCTGCACACGCGCGGCGATCACGCCTCCGCGCTGATCCACGCCTGCGCCTACCTCGATTTCCTCGACATCGACCAGCGCCAGACAGAGATCCTAGCCGTCACCGGCAATTCCATGGGTTGGTACATCGCGCTCACCTGCGCCGGCGCGCTGCCCGCCCCTGAGGGCTTCCGGCTCGCCGACACCATGGGCCGCCTGATGCAGCGCCACTTGATCGGCGGGCAGCTGATCACCCCTTTCGTTGACGAGGACTGGCAGGCGATTCCCGGCGAGAAAGCGCGGCTTCTGGATCTGATCGCGGCGGTTGACGGGCGCGGCGGCGCGCGGCTCTGCGTGTCGATCGATCTGGGCGGGATGCTCGTTGTCGCAGGCAATGAGGATGGCCTTGCCCGGTTTGAAGCCGAAGCCCCGCCCCGGCAGGGCAAGTTCCCGATGCGCCTGCCCAACCACGCCGCCTTTCACAGCCCTCTACAGGCCCCCGTGGCGCAGGAAGGCCAGCAGGCGCTCGCCGATCTGCCCTACCAGCAGCCTGCCCTGCCTCTGATCGACGGGCGCGGCGCGCTCTGGCAGCCGCCCCATTGCGATCTGGACGCCCTGCGCCGCTACACACTCGGCACGCAGGTGCTGGAGCCCTACAGCCTCACCAACGCCCTGCGCACGGGCGCGCGGGAGGTCATGCCCGATTGCTTCATCCTGCTCGGCCCCGGCACCACGCTGGGAGGGGCCATCGGTCAAAGCCTCTGCGGGCTGACCTGGCGCGGGATGGGCGACAAGGCGAGCTTCAAAGCCCGGCAGGGCAAAGCGCCCGTTCTCTACGCGATGGGTGTGGAAGCCGACCGACGGCAGGTGGCCGCCTCCTGA
- a CDS encoding thiamine pyrophosphate-dependent enzyme, producing MDRADVVDATFRRRVMAGDFPQAAGTAKLSPQQAVAIFRAQCLSRNLDRRSRKMQAEGQGYYTIGSSGHEGMAAVAAALRPDDMAFLHYRDGAFQTMRASQVPGSTPAWDMLLSFATSVEDPISGGRHKVLGSKALMIPPQTSTIASHLPKAVGAAYSIGLARRHAPAHRVLADDGLVVCSFGDASANHSTAQGAFNTAAWTSYQSIPLPLLFVCEDNGIGISTRTPAGWIKANFAQRPGLKYFAASGLDMAEAHAAAREAAAYVRARRKPAFLHLSTVRLYGHAGSDLQQAYLPKEVFEGWEADDPLLHSARHLIESGALDAAGVLAIYENTEAQCARVAAEVITRPRLQTAEQVMASLIPAGRVCPPGNGPTPEARAQTFGSDLKAMDSPQPMAKLINWALTDAMLSHDEIVMMGEDVGRKGGVYGVSQKLTERFGPDRVIDTLLDEQSILGLAIGMAHNGFIPVPEIQFLAYLHNAEDQIRGEAATLPFFSNGQFTNPMVLRIAGLGYQKGFGGHFHNDNSFAVLRDIPGVIIACPSAGDDAAMMLRECLRLAREEQRVVVFLEPIALYPMRDLLAEKDGGWLRPSPAPDQRIALGEVGVEGDGPLAILTYGNGRYLSRQAQVDLREQGIAARVIDLRWLAPLPVEGILAALEGAEKVLIVDECRQIGSLSEALMALLSEHSALPHARIAAEDSFIATGPAYAATMPSRASIVAAARKLWEGA from the coding sequence ATGGACCGGGCAGACGTGGTGGATGCCACCTTTCGCAGGCGGGTGATGGCGGGCGATTTCCCTCAAGCCGCGGGCACGGCCAAGCTGTCGCCGCAGCAGGCGGTGGCGATCTTCCGCGCGCAATGCCTGTCGCGCAACCTCGATCGCCGCTCCCGCAAGATGCAGGCGGAAGGGCAAGGCTATTACACCATCGGCTCGTCCGGCCACGAGGGCATGGCCGCCGTGGCCGCCGCCCTGCGCCCCGACGACATGGCCTTCCTGCACTACCGCGACGGCGCCTTCCAGACGATGCGCGCGAGTCAGGTGCCGGGCAGCACCCCGGCCTGGGATATGCTTCTGAGCTTTGCCACCTCCGTGGAGGATCCGATCTCCGGCGGGCGGCACAAGGTGCTGGGCTCCAAGGCGCTGATGATCCCGCCGCAGACCTCTACGATCGCCAGCCACCTGCCCAAGGCCGTGGGCGCGGCCTATTCCATTGGCCTTGCCCGCCGCCACGCGCCCGCCCACCGCGTGCTGGCCGACGACGGGCTGGTGGTGTGCTCCTTCGGGGATGCCTCGGCCAACCACTCCACCGCGCAAGGGGCCTTCAATACCGCCGCCTGGACGAGCTACCAGTCGATCCCCCTGCCCCTGCTTTTTGTTTGCGAAGACAACGGCATCGGCATTTCGACCCGCACGCCCGCAGGCTGGATCAAGGCGAATTTCGCGCAGCGCCCGGGCCTGAAGTATTTCGCGGCTTCAGGGCTCGACATGGCCGAGGCCCATGCCGCCGCAAGAGAAGCCGCCGCCTATGTGCGCGCGCGGCGCAAGCCCGCCTTCCTGCATCTCTCCACCGTACGCCTCTACGGCCATGCCGGCAGCGATCTGCAGCAGGCCTACCTGCCCAAGGAGGTGTTTGAGGGCTGGGAGGCCGACGATCCCCTGCTGCACTCCGCCCGCCACCTGATCGAAAGCGGCGCGCTGGATGCGGCGGGCGTACTGGCGATCTACGAGAACACCGAGGCCCAATGCGCCCGCGTCGCCGCCGAGGTGATCACCCGCCCCCGTCTGCAAACCGCAGAGCAAGTGATGGCGAGCCTGATCCCGGCGGGGCGTGTCTGCCCGCCTGGAAACGGCCCCACGCCCGAAGCTCGCGCGCAGACTTTTGGCAGTGATCTCAAGGCGATGGACAGCCCGCAGCCGATGGCCAAGCTGATCAACTGGGCGCTCACCGATGCCATGCTCAGCCACGATGAGATCGTAATGATGGGGGAGGATGTGGGCCGGAAGGGCGGTGTCTACGGCGTGAGCCAGAAGCTCACTGAGCGCTTCGGCCCCGACCGCGTGATCGACACGCTGCTGGATGAGCAGTCCATCCTCGGCCTTGCCATCGGCATGGCGCACAACGGGTTTATCCCGGTGCCGGAAATCCAGTTCCTCGCCTATCTGCACAACGCCGAGGATCAGATCCGGGGCGAGGCCGCCACGCTGCCCTTCTTCTCCAATGGGCAGTTCACCAACCCGATGGTGCTGCGCATCGCGGGGTTGGGCTATCAGAAGGGCTTTGGCGGCCATTTCCACAACGACAATTCATTCGCCGTGCTGCGCGACATTCCCGGCGTGATCATCGCCTGCCCCTCGGCAGGGGATGACGCCGCGATGATGCTGCGCGAATGCCTGCGGCTGGCGCGCGAAGAGCAGCGCGTGGTGGTGTTTCTGGAGCCCATCGCTCTCTACCCGATGCGCGATCTGCTGGCCGAGAAAGACGGCGGCTGGCTGCGCCCCTCCCCCGCGCCGGATCAGCGCATCGCGCTTGGCGAGGTAGGTGTGGAGGGCGACGGACCGCTGGCGATCCTCACCTATGGCAACGGGCGCTACCTGAGCCGTCAGGCGCAGGTGGATCTGCGAGAGCAGGGCATCGCGGCCCGCGTGATCGATCTGCGCTGGCTCGCGCCCCTGCCCGTGGAGGGCATCCTCGCCGCACTGGAAGGGGCCGAGAAGGTGCTGATCGTGGATGAGTGCCGCCAGATAGGTAGCCTGTCGGAAGCGCTGATGGCCTTGCTGTCCGAACACAGCGCCCTGCCCCACGCCCGCATCGCCGCGGAGGACAGTTTCATCGCCACCGGCCCGGCCTATGCCGCCACCATGCCGTCGCGCGCCTCCATCGTGGCGGCAGCGCGCAAGCTCTGGGAGGGCGCGTGA
- a CDS encoding pirin family protein produces MSWNPALDPDCPTGDAVDAIDTLIVPRARDLGGFEVRRALPAPERQMVGPFIFFDQMGPAEFLSGQGIDVRPHPHIGLATVTYLFSGKIHHRDSLGTNQWIEEGAVNWMVAGNGITHSERIDEEVRKQPQLLSGIQTWVALPEDREDDPAAFVHAPKAELPELEGEGKQVRLILGTAWGETAPVPVASEMFYADAVLAAGASIPLPDDHEDRGVYVLEGEVEVAGARYAAGRMMIFRPGDRISLRAGAQGARVMLLGGETLNGPRYIWWNFVSSSKEKIEAAKEAWRAGDWQNGRFQLPPDDAGEFIPLPEQVGRIRG; encoded by the coding sequence ATGAGCTGGAACCCGGCCCTTGATCCAGATTGCCCCACAGGCGATGCGGTGGATGCCATCGACACGCTGATCGTGCCCCGCGCGCGTGATCTAGGCGGCTTTGAAGTGCGCCGGGCGCTGCCCGCGCCGGAGCGCCAGATGGTGGGGCCTTTCATTTTCTTCGACCAGATGGGCCCGGCGGAGTTTCTGTCGGGGCAGGGGATCGACGTGCGCCCGCATCCCCATATTGGGCTAGCGACGGTCACCTATCTGTTCTCCGGCAAGATCCACCACCGGGATTCGCTGGGCACCAACCAGTGGATCGAGGAGGGTGCGGTGAACTGGATGGTGGCCGGAAACGGCATCACCCATTCCGAGCGCATCGACGAGGAGGTGCGCAAGCAGCCGCAGCTGCTCTCCGGCATTCAGACATGGGTGGCGCTGCCTGAAGATCGCGAGGATGATCCAGCCGCCTTCGTTCATGCGCCGAAGGCCGAACTTCCGGAACTCGAAGGCGAAGGCAAGCAGGTGCGGCTGATCCTAGGCACCGCCTGGGGCGAAACCGCGCCTGTGCCGGTGGCGAGCGAGATGTTCTATGCCGACGCGGTGCTGGCCGCCGGGGCCTCCATTCCTCTGCCCGATGATCACGAGGATCGCGGCGTTTACGTGCTTGAAGGCGAGGTCGAGGTGGCCGGAGCCCGCTATGCGGCGGGGAGGATGATGATCTTCCGCCCCGGAGATCGCATTTCCTTGCGGGCTGGCGCGCAAGGGGCGCGGGTGATGTTGCTGGGCGGTGAAACCTTGAACGGGCCGCGCTATATCTGGTGGAATTTCGTCTCATCTTCGAAGGAGAAGATCGAAGCCGCCAAGGAGGCCTGGCGCGCGGGCGATTGGCAAAATGGCCGCTTCCAGCTGCCCCCCGACGACGCCGGAGAGTTCATTCCCCTGCCCGAACAGGTGGGCCGGATTCGAGGCTAG
- a CDS encoding acyl-CoA thioesterase, whose protein sequence is MPTDTNPAGDIFGGWLMSQMDLAAGTVAARVSKGRASTVSVEEIQFHRPVLVGDEVSLYAELEKVGRTSMRIKVRAWRRARHQEESQQVTQAVFTFVALDEHARPRAVYRD, encoded by the coding sequence ATGCCCACCGACACCAACCCGGCGGGCGATATTTTCGGCGGCTGGCTGATGAGCCAGATGGACCTTGCCGCCGGCACCGTTGCGGCGCGCGTCTCCAAGGGGCGGGCCTCGACGGTGAGCGTGGAGGAGATCCAGTTTCACCGCCCGGTTCTGGTGGGCGACGAGGTGAGCCTCTATGCCGAGCTTGAAAAGGTGGGCCGTACCTCGATGCGCATCAAAGTGCGCGCGTGGCGCCGCGCGCGACATCAGGAGGAAAGCCAGCAGGTGACTCAGGCCGTCTTTACCTTCGTGGCGCTCGATGAGCACGCTCGGCCTCGGGCAGTCTATCGCGATTGA
- a CDS encoding GlsB/YeaQ/YmgE family stress response membrane protein — MGLLVSLFIGAVAGWLAGLIVKGDGNGLLMNIIVGIIGGAIAGWLFPTLGISIGGATIGAIINATVGAILLLLVVNLVRR; from the coding sequence ATGGGACTTTTGGTTTCACTGTTTATCGGCGCAGTTGCGGGCTGGTTGGCCGGTTTGATCGTGAAGGGGGACGGCAACGGGCTTTTGATGAACATCATTGTCGGCATCATCGGCGGCGCGATCGCGGGATGGTTGTTTCCGACGCTTGGGATCAGCATCGGCGGCGCAACGATAGGCGCGATCATCAATGCCACCGTTGGCGCGATTCTGCTTCTGCTGGTGGTCAATCTGGTCCGGCGTTGA
- a CDS encoding dipeptidase, with protein sequence MSLDAVLNRIDADLPESLERLMAFLRIPSISTDPAYKADCDKAADWLVADLTALGFDAAKRPTKGHPMVVAKSGGANGLLFYGHYDVQPVDPLELWKTPPFEPELQDTPNGQVIRARGASDDKGQLMTFVEACRAWNAVHGSLPAGLTLFFEGEEESGSPSLIPFMEENAAELKSEIALICDTSMVAPGVPSIASQLRGMLKDEFTIIGPKIDLHSGHYGGPGLNPLKEISRLIASFHDDEGRVAVEGFYEGVHEISDELRRQWEASGFDENAYLENAGYTQSSGEAGYSTLEQQWARPTLEVNGLWGGYMGAGTKTVIPSEAHCKITCRLVGDMDPAALRQKIRKHVEERLSPDAKVVWDQDLDGSPASVMDITRPEFEKARGALTDEWQREAVFCGMGGSIPIAGFFKEILGMESMLIGFANEDDAIHSPNEKYDVQSFHKGIRSWARVLAALQG encoded by the coding sequence ATGTCGCTGGACGCCGTCCTGAACCGTATCGACGCAGACCTGCCTGAAAGCCTGGAGCGCCTGATGGCCTTCCTGCGCATCCCTTCGATCTCCACAGATCCGGCCTACAAAGCGGACTGCGACAAGGCCGCCGACTGGCTGGTGGCGGATCTCACCGCCCTCGGCTTTGACGCCGCCAAACGCCCCACCAAGGGCCACCCGATGGTGGTGGCGAAAAGCGGCGGCGCAAACGGGCTGCTGTTTTATGGCCATTACGACGTGCAACCGGTTGATCCGCTTGAACTTTGGAAGACGCCGCCCTTTGAACCCGAACTGCAGGACACCCCCAACGGGCAAGTGATCCGCGCGCGCGGGGCGTCGGATGACAAGGGCCAGCTGATGACTTTCGTGGAGGCCTGCCGCGCCTGGAATGCGGTGCACGGCAGCCTGCCGGCGGGCCTCACCCTGTTCTTCGAAGGCGAAGAGGAGTCGGGCTCCCCCTCGCTGATCCCCTTCATGGAAGAAAACGCCGCCGAGCTGAAAAGCGAGATCGCGCTGATCTGCGACACTTCCATGGTCGCCCCCGGCGTGCCCTCGATTGCCAGCCAACTGCGCGGCATGTTGAAGGACGAATTCACGATCATCGGCCCCAAGATCGATCTTCACTCCGGCCATTACGGCGGCCCCGGCCTGAACCCGCTCAAGGAAATCTCCCGCCTCATCGCCTCGTTCCACGACGATGAGGGCCGCGTGGCCGTGGAAGGCTTCTATGAAGGCGTGCATGAGATCTCCGACGAGCTGCGCCGCCAATGGGAGGCCTCGGGCTTTGACGAGAATGCCTATCTGGAAAACGCGGGCTACACGCAGTCCAGCGGCGAAGCGGGCTATTCCACGCTGGAGCAGCAATGGGCGCGCCCCACGCTGGAGGTCAACGGCCTCTGGGGTGGCTATATGGGCGCGGGCACCAAAACGGTGATCCCGTCGGAAGCCCATTGCAAGATCACCTGCCGCCTCGTCGGCGACATGGATCCGGCCGCCCTGCGCCAGAAGATCCGCAAACACGTGGAAGAGCGCCTCTCGCCGGACGCCAAAGTGGTCTGGGATCAGGATCTGGACGGCTCGCCGGCGTCCGTGATGGACATCACCCGGCCCGAGTTCGAAAAGGCCCGCGGCGCGCTCACCGATGAATGGCAGCGCGAGGCGGTGTTCTGCGGCATGGGCGGCTCGATCCCGATCGCGGGCTTCTTCAAGGAAATCCTCGGCATGGAATCGATGCTGATCGGCTTTGCCAATGAAGATGACGCCATCCATTCCCCGAACGAGAAATACGACGTGCAGAGCTTCCACAAGGGCATCCGCAGCTGGGCCCGCGTGCTCGCCGCCCTGCAGGGCTGA
- a CDS encoding 5-aminolevulic acid synthase translates to MRKTLSLVLGLCGLAAGAASAQVFSEKEARSMLFDEKGIGVAISQASFLSETDRALLQEVAKTQNYYAAVAVPPEEGMFSNAASSAANFHKMEAAEAAALSTCNSRKISGAGCQIVLRVYPKSWKAMPLQLSRDATEGFRKEYRRARAPKVMAISPSTGEWAVGSGGSAQTSAISACNGKAKRRGVTDCLIVIKDD, encoded by the coding sequence ATGCGCAAGACGCTTTCGCTCGTTCTCGGCCTTTGTGGCCTGGCCGCCGGTGCCGCTTCGGCCCAGGTGTTTTCCGAGAAGGAAGCGCGCTCGATGCTGTTTGACGAGAAAGGGATCGGGGTGGCGATCTCGCAGGCGTCCTTCCTGTCGGAGACGGATCGCGCGCTGCTGCAGGAAGTCGCCAAGACGCAGAATTATTACGCCGCCGTCGCCGTGCCGCCGGAAGAGGGGATGTTTTCCAACGCGGCCTCCTCCGCGGCCAATTTCCACAAGATGGAAGCCGCCGAGGCGGCGGCCTTGAGCACTTGCAACAGCCGCAAGATCAGCGGTGCTGGGTGTCAGATCGTACTGCGCGTTTACCCGAAAAGCTGGAAGGCCATGCCCCTGCAGCTGAGCCGCGACGCCACGGAAGGCTTTCGCAAGGAATACCGCCGTGCCAGAGCGCCCAAGGTGATGGCGATTTCCCCCTCCACGGGCGAATGGGCCGTGGGCAGTGGCGGCAGCGCCCAGACCTCGGCCATCTCCGCCTGCAACGGCAAGGCCAAACGCCGTGGGGTGACGGATTGTTTGATCGTGATCAAAGATGACTGA